DNA sequence from the Streptomyces sp. NBC_01497 genome:
ACGCCGGACGGGGAGAGCGGCCTGCGTTCCGGCCACATGGCCCCCACTTTCTTTCCCTGGCACCGCCGCTTCCTGCTGGAGTTCGAGCAGGCGCTGCGGTCGGTCGACCCCAAGGTCACCGTCCCGTACTGGGACTGGAGTACGGACAACACCCCGGCCGCCGCCCTGTGGGGCGAGGACTTCCTCGGCGGCACGGGCCGTCAGGAGGACCAGCAGGTGATGACCGGCCCGTTCGCGTACACGACGGGCAACTGGCGGATCGAGGGCAACGTGACCGACGACGCGTTCCTGACGCGGGACCTCGGGCGTCCCGGCCGCGACCCCATCGCCCTGCCCACCGGGCAGGAACTGGAGCGGGCCCTGTCGGAGAGCGTCTACGACGTGTCGCCCTGGGACTCGACCCCGTCGCGCGGGTTCCGCAACGGCCTGGAGGGCTGGGTGGGACCGGGTGCGGACCAGCCCTGGCGCAACCACAACCGCGTGCACCGCTGGGTCGGCGGCGAGATGCTGGGGGCCGCGTCCCCGAACGACCCGGTCTTCTGGCTCCACCACGCCTTCATCGACCTGCTGTGGGACCGCTGGCAACAGCGCCACCCGAAGGCGGGTTACCAGCCGGCGAAGAAGCTGGTAACGGGCGACCGGCAGGCCGGACGGGTGCTCAGCCTGGACGAGCCGATGCCGCCCTGGAACGTGAAGCCGAGTGCCCTGCTCGGCCACGCGGGGATCTACCGCTACGCCTGAGCCGTGTGCGACCCCGGGGTGCCGCGGCGGAGCGGTCGGCGGGCGACAACGGGACACGGCCCCCCGCGCGCCGCGCGGGAGGCCGTGTCACGAGGGGTCCCTCGGCGCGGTGTCCTGCGGACGCCGCACCGACGGGGGCCGCGGACCCGCAAGGGCCCGCGGGTGTCAGCCGCCGTAGCCGGCGTCGTCGTGGCTGCGGTGCTGGTGGGAGTCGACGTTGGCGCAGGTGTTGCCGAAGGCCGGGTTCAGCAGGCCGACGACGTTGACCGTGTTGCCGCAGAGGTTGACCGGCACGTGCACCGGCACCTGGAGGATGTTGCCCGACAGGACACCGGGCGAACCGACGGCGGCGGCACCCGCTCCGGCGTCGGCGGCGGCCATTCCGGCACCGCCGGCCAGGACGGCACCGGCGCCGACCAGAACGGCGGTGGCCTTCGTGATACGCGACATCAGGAATCTCCTTGAACGTTTGTTGCACAGCCGCACGATGTGCGGCCTCACGCACCTACAACGCCGGGACTCACGCCGGGTAACGGATGCGCGGCAGAACACTGCCGAACGGGTGTAAGCCGAGCGCCGCGCGGGGCTCAGGGGGTCGCGCGACCGGGTCCGCTTCCGGAGCCGCCGGGCACGCGCTCGGGAGCCGGCGGGGCGCGCTCCGGAGCCGGCGGGGCGCGCTCCGGAGCCGATCGGTGGGACGGAGGTTCCGGAATACGATGGTCATGCGTACCGGACCTGGCACCGTACGCCGCATGTCGTGTGCCACGAGGGAGTCACCATGAAATTTGATGCGGTCGACCGTGCTTTGCTGCGGGAGTTGCAGGACGACGCCCGACAGACCAATCGCGACCTGGCGGCCAAGACGGGCGTCTCGCCCTCGACCTCGCTGGAGCGCGTCAAGCTGCTGCGCGAGCGGGGAGCCATCACGGGCTACCACGCCTCCGTCGACCTGGACGCCATGGGCCGTCCGGTGCAGGCGCTGATCTCCGTACGGATCAGGCCGCCGGCACGGCCGGTGATCGAGGGGTTCCGCAACTGGGCGGCCCGGCTCCCCGAGGTCATCGGCCTCTTCGTCACCTCGGGTACGCACGATTTCCTGCTGCATGTCGCCGTGCCGGACGTGAACGGCGTCTACGCGTTCGTCATCGACCGGCTCACCGAACGGCGCGAGGTCGCCGACGTGCAGACGACGATGGTCTACGAGCATGTCCGGCCGGGCCGGATCGACCCGGCGGCCCGGCCGGACGGCGAGCCCGGGGAATAAGAGTCCATGAGGGTCCGGGGAATAAGTGAGAGTGTGACCGTCATTTACTGAGACGTACAGGAACGACGAACACGGAGAAGAGGGTCCGGACATGACACAGACGTGGCTCATCACCGGGAGCTCCCGCGGCTTCGGCCGTGAACTGGCCGTGGCCGCCCTGGACGCGGGCGACAACGTCGTCGCGACGGCCCGCCGCCCCGAGCAGCTGGACGACCTGGTGCGGAGGTACGGCGACCGGGTCCGTACGGCGCCGCTCGACGTCACGGACCCGGCCGCCGCCGCCCTGGCCGTCCAGGTCGCCGTCGACGCGTTCGGCGGGCTCGACGTCGTCGTGAACAACGCCGGCTACGCCAATTCCTCCCCCATCGAGGAAGTGGACGAGGACGACTTCCGCGCCCAGATCGAGGCCAACCTGTTCGGCGTGTTCCATGTGACCCGGGCAGCGCTGCCGGTTCTGCGCGCTCAGCGCTCGGGCACCTTCGTACAGTTCTCGTCCATCGGCGGCCGCGTCGGCGGCTCTCCCGGACTGAGCGCCTACCAGAGCGCCAAGTTCGCCGTCGAGGGCTTCTCCGAGGTACTCAAGAACGAGGTCGGGCCCTTCGGCGTGAAGGTCATCATCGTGGAGCCGGGGGCCTTCCGCACCGAGTGGCAGGGCGCCTCGATGCGCAGGGCCGAGGTCGGTCCCGACTACGAGGCCAGCGTCGGCGCGACCCACCGCCTGCGCGCCGAGAGCGAGGGATCGGAGCCGGGCGACCCGAAGCGCGCCGCGCGCGTCATCGTCGAGGTCGTGCGCCATCCGGAGCCGCCCACCCGGCTGCTGCTGGGAGCGGGCGCCGTTGCCCTGGCCGAGAAGTCCTCGCACGAGCGCGCGGCCGAGACCCGTGCCTGGGCACAGACCAGCCGGTCGGCCGACTTCCCCGAGGACGAGCGCTGACGGCGGCCGGGGGACTGCGCCGGGACGCGGCCGAGAACCGCACGCGCATCCTCGGCGCGGCGACGGACGCCTTCGCCGCGCACGGCCGGAACGTGTCCCTGGAGGAGATCGCCCGCCTCGCGGGTGTCGCCCCCGCGACGCTGTACCGGCGCTTCCCCTCGAAGGAGGCCCTCATCGGCGAACTCGTGTCGGTCTTCTACGGCGAACTGGTCGGGCTCGCCGAGGAAGCGCTGCGGCTGCCGCCGGGAGAGGGACTGGACCGGCTGCTGCGCACGGTGGGCCACCGCATCGCGACCGCGCGCGGCTACCTGCCCTTCGCCTGGGGGGAGCTCGCGGGGCCCGAGCAGGTCGGCCACCTGCGCGCGTTGACGGGCCGGCTGCTCGACGACGCCAAGGCGGCCGGGGCGGTCGACCCGCGTGTCACCGTCTCGGACGTCGCCACGGTCGTCTGGGCGGTGCGCGGCGTCATCGAGACCGCGGGCGACCTCGCCCCGGACGCCTGGCAGCGCCACCTCGACTTCGTGTCGGCGGGTCTGCGCCGGGCGCCCGAGCATCTGTCCGCGCCTCCGCTCGCCATGGAGGCCGTGGACCGGATCACCGGCTCCTGACCCGGTCGCGCCGCGCCCCGCCATCGCCCGGACGCCGGGCCGCGAGGACGTACGGCCGCCGGGAAGTGCGAGGGCCCGAATGGTGGGATGGTTGACGCATGGCCGATGGGGGTCCCCCCGGTGGTGTCGCGCCGGAGACGCACAGCTCGCCTGCCCATCCGGCCCAGGCGCATGTGCCGGGCCGTATGGGCAGTTTCGACTGGGATCTGCGCCGCGGCCGGCTCGACCTCGACCCGTCGGCGCTCGACGTGCTCGGCCTGCGCCCCGACGAGTACGACGGCCGGGCGACGAGCGCCACGCGGCTGGTCCCGCCGGAGGAGGCCGCCCGGCTGCGGGCCAGGGCCCGGCTCGTGCTGCTGCAGGGCGCCGACGGTTTCGGGGCCTACTACCGCACGCGGGGACAGGACGGCGTGCTGCGCACCCTGCACTCGCAGGCCCAGATCCGCTACGACGGCAGGGGCCGGCCATGCCGGCTCGTCGGGGTGGTGCGCGAGGCGGACAGCGCGGGTACGGGCATCGGCGAGAGTGCCGGCCGCACCGACCTGACCGAGCGCCTGACCTTGCTGATGGGGCAGGCCGTGTCGGTGGGGGACGTCAGCGCCGCCCTCAACGACCGCGAGGTGCTCGGCAGCCTCGGAGCCCTCGGCATGACGCTCGGGATGGTGGAGGGAGGCCGGATCCACCTGCTCGCCCTGCCGGACCTGGAACTTGGCCTTCCGGTCGTAGACCGGCCGCGGCTCGACGAACCGCTGCCGATGGCGCAGGTCATCAGGACGAACCAGCCCCTGTTCGTACGCTCCCCCAAGCAGTTCCGTACGGACTACCCGACGATGTGGCCGGACACCGAACCGTTCCCGCTCGGAGCGGGGGCCTACCTGCCGCTCATCACCGAGGGCAGGACCATCGGCGTGCTCGGTGCGCTCTTCCCCGAGCCGCACTCCTTCCACGCGGCGGAGCGCAACCTCCTGCTGACGCTCGCCAGCGGCATCGGCCAGAGCCTGCAGGGTGCCCTGCTGCACAGCCAGGAGCACGACCTGGCGGAGAACCTGCAGCAGGCCATGCTGCCGCGCGTCGTCCCGTGCAT
Encoded proteins:
- a CDS encoding tyrosinase family protein — protein: MYTRKNQRDLGAAEKRSFVEAVLELKRRGDYDGFVRTHVEFYTPDGESGLRSGHMAPTFFPWHRRFLLEFEQALRSVDPKVTVPYWDWSTDNTPAAALWGEDFLGGTGRQEDQQVMTGPFAYTTGNWRIEGNVTDDAFLTRDLGRPGRDPIALPTGQELERALSESVYDVSPWDSTPSRGFRNGLEGWVGPGADQPWRNHNRVHRWVGGEMLGAASPNDPVFWLHHAFIDLLWDRWQQRHPKAGYQPAKKLVTGDRQAGRVLSLDEPMPPWNVKPSALLGHAGIYRYA
- a CDS encoding chaplin translates to MSRITKATAVLVGAGAVLAGGAGMAAADAGAGAAAVGSPGVLSGNILQVPVHVPVNLCGNTVNVVGLLNPAFGNTCANVDSHQHRSHDDAGYGG
- a CDS encoding Lrp/AsnC family transcriptional regulator translates to MKFDAVDRALLRELQDDARQTNRDLAAKTGVSPSTSLERVKLLRERGAITGYHASVDLDAMGRPVQALISVRIRPPARPVIEGFRNWAARLPEVIGLFVTSGTHDFLLHVAVPDVNGVYAFVIDRLTERREVADVQTTMVYEHVRPGRIDPAARPDGEPGE
- a CDS encoding oxidoreductase produces the protein MTQTWLITGSSRGFGRELAVAALDAGDNVVATARRPEQLDDLVRRYGDRVRTAPLDVTDPAAAALAVQVAVDAFGGLDVVVNNAGYANSSPIEEVDEDDFRAQIEANLFGVFHVTRAALPVLRAQRSGTFVQFSSIGGRVGGSPGLSAYQSAKFAVEGFSEVLKNEVGPFGVKVIIVEPGAFRTEWQGASMRRAEVGPDYEASVGATHRLRAESEGSEPGDPKRAARVIVEVVRHPEPPTRLLLGAGAVALAEKSSHERAAETRAWAQTSRSADFPEDER
- a CDS encoding TetR/AcrR family transcriptional regulator, yielding MLGAATDAFAAHGRNVSLEEIARLAGVAPATLYRRFPSKEALIGELVSVFYGELVGLAEEALRLPPGEGLDRLLRTVGHRIATARGYLPFAWGELAGPEQVGHLRALTGRLLDDAKAAGAVDPRVTVSDVATVVWAVRGVIETAGDLAPDAWQRHLDFVSAGLRRAPEHLSAPPLAMEAVDRITGS
- a CDS encoding SpoIIE family protein phosphatase — protein: MADGGPPGGVAPETHSSPAHPAQAHVPGRMGSFDWDLRRGRLDLDPSALDVLGLRPDEYDGRATSATRLVPPEEAARLRARARLVLLQGADGFGAYYRTRGQDGVLRTLHSQAQIRYDGRGRPCRLVGVVREADSAGTGIGESAGRTDLTERLTLLMGQAVSVGDVSAALNDREVLGSLGALGMTLGMVEGGRIHLLALPDLELGLPVVDRPRLDEPLPMAQVIRTNQPLFVRSPKQFRTDYPTMWPDTEPFPLGAGAYLPLITEGRTIGVLGALFPEPHSFHAAERNLLLTLASGIGQSLQGALLHSQEHDLAENLQQAMLPRVVPCIPGAAVAVRYRSARLGRSVGGDWYDVVPLAAGGVGLTIGDVQGHDTDAAVVMGQLRMVLSAYVAEGHPAATAMARTSAFLRELDTDRFATCTYVNTDLATGRLRIVRAGHLDALIRRRDGTCEWIPSGGGLPLGLSAEFAGSGAIDYPVTEARLGPGETVLLCTDGLVEVPGTDLGTRMRVLSDTVAEGPEEVEALAGYLLDKAADLNGGDDMALLLLRRDDAPDGAPDLAGA